A portion of the Pithys albifrons albifrons isolate INPA30051 chromosome 1, PitAlb_v1, whole genome shotgun sequence genome contains these proteins:
- the TBC1D23 gene encoding TBC1 domain family member 23 isoform X2 yields MAEGEEAPPPSSWIKDLADALEEGGCDLETVRNIIQGRQLPADLRAKVWKIALNVVGKGDSLASWDGSLDLPEQSIIHKDCQELVDQLLVPEEEKTVLILDIESVITFYCKSRNVKYSSCLGWIHLLKPLVHLHLPRSDLYNCFYAIMNKFIPRDCFMKGRPFHLFRLLLQYHEPELCSFLDTKKMTPDSYALNWLGSLFSYYCSAEVTQAIWDGYLQQADPFFIYFLMLIILVNAKDVILAQESDKEEMIKFLETSPANLDLEDIEDLFSLAQYYCSKTPASFRKDNHSLFGSSLLGLKDDDTDLSQALCLAVSVSEILQANQQQGEGVRFFVVDCRPAEQYNAGHLSTAFHLDSDLMLQNPSEFAQSVKSLLEAQKQSIESGSIAGGEHLCFMGSGREEEDMYMNMVLAHFLQKNKEYVSIAKGGFMALQQHLADINVEGPESGYGHWIASTSGSRNSINSVDGDSPNGSGDGKGVKSLVNKMTVALKTKSVNVKEKVISFIENTSTPVDRIPFNLSWPERASLERHVSSSDRVGKPYRGVKPVFSIGDEEEYDTDEIDSSSMSDDDRKEVVNIQTWINKPDVKYNFPCNEVKENGHMFPSHLLVTATHMYCLREIPSRKGLAYIQSRQALNSVVKITSKKKHPELITFKYGNSNTSGIEVLAVERYLIPNAGDATKAIKQQIMKVLDALES; encoded by the exons GATAAAAGATCTTGCAGACGCTCTAGAAGAAGGAGGCTGTGATCTTGAAACTGTAAGAAACATCATCCAAGGAAGGCAATTGCCTGCTGATCTGAGGGCCAAAGTCTGGAAG attgcACTTAATGTTGTAGGAAAGGGGGACAGCCTGGCATCCTGGGATGGCTCCTTAGACCTACCTGAACAGAGTATAATTCATAAGGATTGCCAAGAGCTAGTTG ACCAGTTGTTGGtgccagaagaggagaagaCAGTATTGATTTTGGATATTGAGTCTGTTATTACATTTTACTGTAAATCACGCAATGTTAAATACAGTTCCTGCCTTGGCTGGATCCATCTACTCAAACCTCTGGTGCACCTTCATTTGCCCCGCAGTGATTTGTACAACTGCTTCTATGCTATCATGAATAAATTCATCCCAAG GGATTGTTTCATGAAGGGAAGACCATTTCATCTATTTCGACTGCTACTTCAGTACCACGAGCCTGAACTCTGCTCCTTTCTTGATACCAAGAAGATGACTCCAGACTCATATGCACTCAACTGG CTTGGAAGCCTCTTCTCATATTACTGTTCAGCTGAAGTCACTCAGGCAATATGGGATGGATATCTACAACAAGCAGATCcattctttatttatttcttaatgcTGATCATCCTTGTCAATGCAAA AGACGTTATCTTAGCACAAGAATCAGATAAAGAAGAAATGATAA AATTCTTAGAAACTTCACCAGCCAATCTTGATTTAGAGGATATAGAAGATCTCTTCTCTTTGGCACAATATTACTGTAGCAAAACTCCAGCTTCTTTCAGGAAG GACAACCACAGCCTTTTTGGCAGCAGCTTGCTGGGCCTGAAAGATGATGACACAGACCTGAGCCAGGCTCTCTGTTTGGCAGTTTCTGTGTCTGAGATTCTTCAAGCAAATCAGCAACAAGGA GAAGGAGTCAGGTTCTTTGTAGTGGATTGTCGTCCTGCAGAGCAATACAATGCTGGGCATTTATCAACAGCATTTCATTTAGACTCGGATTTG ATGCTTCAAAACCCATCAGAATTTGCACAGTCTGTGAAATCCCTGTTAGAAGCACAAAAACAATCCATTGAGTCTGGCTCCATAGCTGGTGGGGAACATCTGTGCTTCATGGGAAGCggcagggaagaggaggataTGTATATGAACATGGTGTTAGCACACTTCTTACAG aaaaataagGAGTATGTGAGCATTGCCAAAGGAGGATTTATGG ccctccagcagcacttAGCAGATATCAATGTGGAAGGACCAGAAAGTGGATATGGCCACTGGATTGCCAGTACCTCAGGCTCAAGAAATAGCATAAACTCTGTTGAT GGTGATTCTCCTAATGGTTCAGGTGATGGAAAAGGAGTGAAGTCCCTTGTGAATAAAATGACGGTTGCTTTGAAGACAAAATCTGTGAACgtgaaagaaaaagttattaGTTTTATTGAAAATACATCTACACCAGTGGACAG AATACCTTTCAATCTTTCCTGGCCAGAAAGAGCAAGCCTGGAGCG ACAtgtcagcagcagtgacagagtGGGAAAACCCTACCGTGGTGTGAAACCAGTGTTCAGCATTGGGGATGAAGAGGAATACGATACTG ATGAAATTGATAGCTCCTCAATGTCAGATGATGATCGAAAAGAGGTTGTCAACATCCAAACATGGATAAATAAACCTGATGTGAAGTATAACTTTCCATGTaatgaagtaaaagaaaatggaCATATGTTTCCCAG TCATCTCCTAGTAACAGCAACTCATATGTACTGTTTGAGAGAGATTCCCTCACGAAAGGGACTGGCTTACATACAGTCTCGACAGGCACTGAACTCTGTAGTCAAAATCACATCCAAGAAGAAACACCCAGAACTGATCACCTTTAAATATGGAAATAGCAATACTTCAGGCATAGAAGTTTTGGCCGTTGAAAG gtaTTTGATTCCAAATGCAGGTGATGCTACCAAAGCCATAAAGCAACAGATCATGAAAGTATTGGATGCCTTGGAGAGTTAG
- the TBC1D23 gene encoding TBC1 domain family member 23 isoform X1, translating into MAEGEEAPPPSSWIKDLADALEEGGCDLETVRNIIQGRQLPADLRAKVWKIALNVVGKGDSLASWDGSLDLPEQSIIHKDCQELVDQLLVPEEEKTVLILDIESVITFYCKSRNVKYSSCLGWIHLLKPLVHLHLPRSDLYNCFYAIMNKFIPRDCFMKGRPFHLFRLLLQYHEPELCSFLDTKKMTPDSYALNWLGSLFSYYCSAEVTQAIWDGYLQQADPFFIYFLMLIILVNAKDVILAQESDKEEMIKFLETSPANLDLEDIEDLFSLAQYYCSKTPASFRKDNHSLFGSSLLGLKDDDTDLSQALCLAVSVSEILQANQQQGEGVRFFVVDCRPAEQYNAGHLSTAFHLDSDLMLQNPSEFAQSVKSLLEAQKQSIESGSIAGGEHLCFMGSGREEEDMYMNMVLAHFLQKNKEYVSIAKGGFMALQQHLADINVEGPESGYGHWIASTSGSRNSINSVDGDSPNGSGDGKGVKSLVNKMTVALKTKSVNVKEKVISFIENTSTPVDRHVSSSDRVGKPYRGVKPVFSIGDEEEYDTDEIDSSSMSDDDRKEVVNIQTWINKPDVKYNFPCNEVKENGHMFPSHLLVTATHMYCLREIPSRKGLAYIQSRQALNSVVKITSKKKHPELITFKYGNSNTSGIEVLAVERYLIPNAGDATKAIKQQIMKVLDALES; encoded by the exons GATAAAAGATCTTGCAGACGCTCTAGAAGAAGGAGGCTGTGATCTTGAAACTGTAAGAAACATCATCCAAGGAAGGCAATTGCCTGCTGATCTGAGGGCCAAAGTCTGGAAG attgcACTTAATGTTGTAGGAAAGGGGGACAGCCTGGCATCCTGGGATGGCTCCTTAGACCTACCTGAACAGAGTATAATTCATAAGGATTGCCAAGAGCTAGTTG ACCAGTTGTTGGtgccagaagaggagaagaCAGTATTGATTTTGGATATTGAGTCTGTTATTACATTTTACTGTAAATCACGCAATGTTAAATACAGTTCCTGCCTTGGCTGGATCCATCTACTCAAACCTCTGGTGCACCTTCATTTGCCCCGCAGTGATTTGTACAACTGCTTCTATGCTATCATGAATAAATTCATCCCAAG GGATTGTTTCATGAAGGGAAGACCATTTCATCTATTTCGACTGCTACTTCAGTACCACGAGCCTGAACTCTGCTCCTTTCTTGATACCAAGAAGATGACTCCAGACTCATATGCACTCAACTGG CTTGGAAGCCTCTTCTCATATTACTGTTCAGCTGAAGTCACTCAGGCAATATGGGATGGATATCTACAACAAGCAGATCcattctttatttatttcttaatgcTGATCATCCTTGTCAATGCAAA AGACGTTATCTTAGCACAAGAATCAGATAAAGAAGAAATGATAA AATTCTTAGAAACTTCACCAGCCAATCTTGATTTAGAGGATATAGAAGATCTCTTCTCTTTGGCACAATATTACTGTAGCAAAACTCCAGCTTCTTTCAGGAAG GACAACCACAGCCTTTTTGGCAGCAGCTTGCTGGGCCTGAAAGATGATGACACAGACCTGAGCCAGGCTCTCTGTTTGGCAGTTTCTGTGTCTGAGATTCTTCAAGCAAATCAGCAACAAGGA GAAGGAGTCAGGTTCTTTGTAGTGGATTGTCGTCCTGCAGAGCAATACAATGCTGGGCATTTATCAACAGCATTTCATTTAGACTCGGATTTG ATGCTTCAAAACCCATCAGAATTTGCACAGTCTGTGAAATCCCTGTTAGAAGCACAAAAACAATCCATTGAGTCTGGCTCCATAGCTGGTGGGGAACATCTGTGCTTCATGGGAAGCggcagggaagaggaggataTGTATATGAACATGGTGTTAGCACACTTCTTACAG aaaaataagGAGTATGTGAGCATTGCCAAAGGAGGATTTATGG ccctccagcagcacttAGCAGATATCAATGTGGAAGGACCAGAAAGTGGATATGGCCACTGGATTGCCAGTACCTCAGGCTCAAGAAATAGCATAAACTCTGTTGAT GGTGATTCTCCTAATGGTTCAGGTGATGGAAAAGGAGTGAAGTCCCTTGTGAATAAAATGACGGTTGCTTTGAAGACAAAATCTGTGAACgtgaaagaaaaagttattaGTTTTATTGAAAATACATCTACACCAGTGGACAG ACAtgtcagcagcagtgacagagtGGGAAAACCCTACCGTGGTGTGAAACCAGTGTTCAGCATTGGGGATGAAGAGGAATACGATACTG ATGAAATTGATAGCTCCTCAATGTCAGATGATGATCGAAAAGAGGTTGTCAACATCCAAACATGGATAAATAAACCTGATGTGAAGTATAACTTTCCATGTaatgaagtaaaagaaaatggaCATATGTTTCCCAG TCATCTCCTAGTAACAGCAACTCATATGTACTGTTTGAGAGAGATTCCCTCACGAAAGGGACTGGCTTACATACAGTCTCGACAGGCACTGAACTCTGTAGTCAAAATCACATCCAAGAAGAAACACCCAGAACTGATCACCTTTAAATATGGAAATAGCAATACTTCAGGCATAGAAGTTTTGGCCGTTGAAAG gtaTTTGATTCCAAATGCAGGTGATGCTACCAAAGCCATAAAGCAACAGATCATGAAAGTATTGGATGCCTTGGAGAGTTAG